A stretch of Choristoneura fumiferana chromosome 29, NRCan_CFum_1, whole genome shotgun sequence DNA encodes these proteins:
- the LOC141444256 gene encoding uncharacterized protein, which translates to MKVLALVIFAVASVSGLGSGPYLPSGWRPQGPAFYLPSEVQKPADNPLKETIFQESEASGSDALREYGPPKVAEVSQDLTSQSLPDAVTEQAFVVIAKVAEEVNGEVREISEVKAVEEVAGEVEVKTEAEVVTEAIIEAVEVTTEEKSDDAVTEAVEENTTAALESAVFGGRAIDVAIEEIVEVQEATTETIESTTAAEAVVSVEVTEAVVDSNVESSQVEQVSQVQEVSQVAEVAEVRTAEEGVKEVTEALVNLENEIKAQQVQNEEAVEVKSVQVLGTAEVPEGFLEYGPPGFREYGPPQADELLRSGAVVQEPTEEEKKVENNETRRRRFSPKFRPSKKHH; encoded by the exons ATGAag gtccTTGCTTTAGTAATCTTCGCAGTGGCCTCGGTGTCCGGCTTGGGGTCTGGACCCTATCTGCCCAGCGGGTGGAGACCGCAAGGACCCGCTTTCTATTTGCCTTCAGAGGTTcag AAACCAGCCGACAACCCTTTAAAGGAGACAATATTTCAAGAATCAGAAGCTTCTGGATCTGATGCTCTTCGTGAATATGGACCTCCTAAGGTAGCCGAAGTTTCTCAAGACCTGACTAGCCAATCTCTCCCTGATGCTGTCACTGAGCAAGCTTTTGTAGTAATTGCGAAAGTCGCTGAAGAAGTAAACGGGGAAGTGAGGGAAATCAGCGAAGTTAAGGCTGTTGAAGAAGTAGCTGGTGAAGTAGAGGTGAAAACTGAGGCTGAAGTTGTCACTGAGGCAATTATAGAGGCTGTTGAAG taacCACGGAGGAGAAGTCTGATGATGCAGTGACAGAAGCAGTCGAAGAAAATACCACCGCAGCGCTTGAATCAGCGGTTTTCGGAGGCAGAGCTATTGATGTTGCCATCGAAGAAATCGTTGAAGTACAAGAAGCAACTACAGAAACCATAGAATCAACCACTGCTGCTGAAGCTGTAGTCTCAGTTGAAGTCACAGAAGCAGTGGTAGATAGTAATGTGGAATCGAGTCAAGTTGAACAAGTCAGTCAGGTTCAAGAAGTCAGTCAAGTTGCTGAAGTTGCTGAGGTGAGGACTGCCGAAGAAGGCGTGAAAGAGGTTACTGAGGCGCTAGTTAATTTGGAGAATGAAATTAAAGCTCAACAG GTTCAGAACGAGGAAGCAGTTGAGGTGAAATCCGTCCAGGTTTTGGG AACGGCGGAAGTGCCTGAAGGTTTCTTGGAATACGGGCCTCCTGGCTTCAGGGAGTACGGACCGCCCCAAGCTGATGAGCTGCTGAGATCTGGAGCCGTGGTCCAG GAACCAACGGAAGAGGAAAAGAAGGTTGAAAACAACGAAACCAGAAGACGGAGATTTTCTCCTAAATTCAG GCCCTCAAAGAAGCATCACTAA